The following DNA comes from Candidatus Stoquefichus sp. SB1.
TTGGGTTGTCGGTTGTGATTTGAATGAATCTCAAGATTATCGTGCAATTGACTATAATATGCCTGTTGTGATTGTGATTGGATCTGAAGGTTTTGGTATCTCAAGACTTGTCAAAGCACATTGTGATATGAATGTTGTTTTACCAATGAATGGCCATGTCACATCTTTGAATGCTTCAGTTGCAACAGCGCTTATTCTCTATCAGGTTTACAATTCTCGTCATCCTTTAAAGTAGAAGGGAGGTAACGTGGAGCGTTACATAAATGATGATGAATTGATCTATATGGCTCGCTGTGGAAGTCAGGCGGCAGAAGAAATTTTATATCAGCGTTATTATCGTTTGGTGAAGAGATGGATTAAACCGTTTTGTTATCACCGTATTGAAAGTTGGGATGATGAAGATTATCTACAATTTGCTATGATGATGTTTTCAACAATTATGGATAGTTATCGTATTGATCAAAAAACGAGCTTAAAAACTTTTATGAAACAATCTTTAATAAGACGCATTTTAAGTTTGATTAGAGTCGGTAAAGATGAAGCTCTAGCAACCTCACAATTGCCAGTTTCTTTGGATTGTTTTATTGGAGATGATGAAAGAATGCGTTTTGAAGAGATTGTGGGCGATCCACTCAAACGTGATTACCCAGATTTGGTTTTAAGAATAAAAGAAACAGAGACTTGTTATGATAGTGAGGTTTATAAAAGAACTTCACTTCGAGAACGTGAAGTGATGGCCTATAAAAAAGCGGGCTATGATGAAAAAGAAATTGCAAATAGACTGGATATTTCAATTAAAAGTGTGTATAATGCAGTTTATCGTTATCATCAAAAGATGCTTGCCATTGACGAGTTAAAATAAATGTGTTAAATTATAAGAACGGAAAAGGAGTGATAGGCATGAAACAAAAAGTCATTTTAGTATGTACAGAATGTTTATCACGTAATTATTCAGTCACAAAAAATAAACGTGTAAATGTTGAAAGATTAGAGCTTAGAAAGTATTGTAAAAAGTGTGGAAAACACACTCTACATAAAGAAACAAAATAGGAGGTAGGTCATGAAGATCAAAGAATGGTGTACACTTCAGGGTGTACGTGCTGAAATCAAGAATATTCATTGGTTGACAAAAAAAGAATTAGCATATAATTCAATGATTGTTTTGGTTTTCTGTTTTTTATTTGGAGTTTACTTTTACGGTAGCGATGCCATCATCGCAATTATATTAAAAGCATTGGGGATGAATTAGTATGCCAGGAATGAATGAAGAAGGTAGACGTTGGTATGTTGTCAATACATACTCAGGTCATGAAAACAAAGTTAAAGAAAATTTAGAGAAACGTGTTGAATCAATGGGGTTACAAGATTGCTTATTTAATATTGTGATTCCTGAACATGTTGAAACAGAAATAAAAGATGGTAAGAAAATCAATAAAACAAAGAATATGTTTCCTGGTTATGTTCTTGTAGAGATGATTATGACTGATGAAGCGTGGTATGTTGTTCGTAATACCTCAGGAGTTACAGGATTTATTGGTTCTTCAGGTGGAGGTGCAAAACCTTTCCCATTACAGAATCATGAAATTGATCCTATTTTGAAAAAGATGGGTATCCAAACTTCTAAAATTGAAGTGAATTTTGAAGTAGGAGATGAAGTGAAAGTTTTATCTGGACCATTTGCAGGTAAACAGGGAAAAGTTGAATCAATTGACCAAGAAAAAGAAGTTGCAACTGTTTTGGTTGATTTCTTGGGAAATTCAACACCAATGGAAGTTGAATTAATTCAATTAGAAAAAGCAGATTTATAATAAAAGGTCAAATCGACCTTTTTCTTTTTTGCAAAAAAGTTTGATAAATTCAATAAAAAGCCTTGCAATATTGAAAAGAGTGTGTATAATAATTAATCGACGCAATATGTGTTACTATGCGTGGGAGGATTGACATCCAACTGACCACAGCACGGACAAATTTTAATAGGAGGTGTGTCGCGTGAGCAAGAAAGTCGTAAGAGTTATGAAAATTCAATTCCCAGCTGGTGGGGCAAAACCAGGTCCAGCATTAGCAGGTGCTGGTATTCAAATGCCAAAGTTCTGTACAGCTTTCAATGATCAAACAAAAGATCGTATGGGAGAAACTGTACCAGTTGTTTTGACAATTTATGAAGATAAGAGTTTTGATTTTGTATTAAAGACTGCTCCAACTGCTGAAATGATTAAAAAAGCATGTGGAATTAAAAAAGCTGCTTCTGATGCTAAACAAACAGTTGCAACTTTATCAGCTGATAAATTAAAAGAAATCGCTGAATACAAATTAAAAGATCTTAATGCAAATGATTTAGAAGGTGCAATGAAAATTGTTGCTGGTACTGCTCGTAATATGGGTGTAAAAGTTGAAGGCTTAGATGCCTAATTTAATGAAGAGGAGAAAAGAAAATGGCTAAAAAAGGTAAAAGATATCAAGAAGCCGCTGCTCTTATTGAAAAAGGTAAAGCTTACCCAATTGAAGAAGCAGTTGCTTTAGTAAAGAAAACAAGTAATTTAAAATTTGATGCAAGTGTTGATGTTGTCTTTAAATTAGGATTAGACACAAGACATGCTGATCAACAATTACGTGGTGCTGTTGTATTACCACACGGTACTGGTAAAACAAAAAAAGTATTAGTTATCACTCAAGGAGCTAAAGTTGAAGAAGCAAAAGCTGCTGGAGCTGATATTGTTGGTGGAAAAGAAATCTTAGAAGATATCCAAAAAGGATGGTTGGATTTCGAAGTTATGATTGCTACACCAGATATGATGGCTGAATTAGGAAAATTAGGACGTATTTTAGGACCTAAAGGTTTAATGCCTAACCCTAAAACAGGAACTGTAACTATGGATGTTGCAAAAGCTGTTCAAGAAACAAAAGCTGGTAAAGTGACTTATCGTACTGACAAAGATGGTAATGTTCATATGCCAATTGGTAAAGTATCATTTGATGATGAAAAATTAGCTGAAAACTTCAGAACAGTATTTGATTTATTAGTAAAATCAAAACCAGCTTCTGCTAAAGGAACTTATATGAAAAACGTTGTGATCTCAACGACTATGGGACCAAGCGTAAAAGTTCAAGGATAAGAAGCAAACAAAAAAGGCGCAATCAATATACCGTAGACAGCAACGGGGAAACCTTAATTATGTTGCCGAGGTGATATTGTCAACTCACATTGACAAACTCCCTCGTTTTTACGTGGGAGTTTTTAACGGATATATTGTTGCATATATAAAATTTTATAGGAGGTGTAACAATGTCAAAAGAAATTTTAGAGGCAAAACAACAAGTTGTAGCTGAAATTGCTGAAAACTTAAAAAATTCACAATCAACTGTTATTGTTGAATATCGTGGATTAACTGTTGCTGATGTTACTGAATTACGTAGAACTTTAAGAGCAGAAAATGTTGGATTTAAAGTTTACAAAAACAAATTAGTACAAAGAGCTACAGAAGAAGCAGGAATGAGCGAACTTAATGAATATCTTGTTGGTCCTAACGCAATTGCTTTTGGGCATGAAGATGCAGTGGCTCCTGCTAGAATTTTAGCAGAGTTCGCAAAAAAACACGAAGCTTTACAAATTAAAGCTGGTTATGTTGAAGGTAAATTCTTACCTCAAGAAGAAGTTATGGCAGTAGCAAAATTACCTAATCGTGAAGGTATGTACTCAATGTTACTTGCATGTATGAAAGAACCAGTTGCAAAAGTGGCAAGAGTTATTCAAGCTGTTGCTGATGCACAAGGTGGAGACGCAGCTGAAGCTGCACAATAGTTAATTTATAAAATATAAATGGAGGAAAATAAAATGGCAAAATTAACACATGAAGATATCTTAGCTTACTTAGAAGAAGCTACAATTTTAGAATTAAATGATTTAGTAAAAGCAATTGAAGAAAAATTTGATGTAACTGCTGCTGCACCTGTAGCTGTAGTTGCTAGTGATGCTGGAGCAGAAGCTGCTGCACCTGCTAATGTAACTGTTACATTAACTGATGTTGGAGCTACTAAAGTTGCAGTTATCAAAGCTGTAAGAGAAATCACAGGTTTAGGATTAGTTGAAGCTAAAGGTTTAGTTGACAAAACACCTGCTGAAATCAAAAAAGATGTTCCTGCTGAAGAAGGAGCTAAGATTAAAGAACAATTAGAAGCTGCTGGAGCAACTGTAGAAGTTAAATAATTGTTGAATGAATAGAGCCCTTATCAAGGGCTCTTTTTTAAGGAGAAAAAATGGCACACTATTATACAAATAATGTCGATTTAAAATCTCAAGAAACACATATTCCTTTTCTTTATCGAAAACATCAATTGACTTTCATAAGTGATTTTGGTGTTTTCTCTAAGGAACGGGTAGATTATGGATCACGTGTTCTTCTAGAAAGCATAAATATATCTCAGCAACAATTAACATTATTAGATGTTGGATGTGGATATGGAACATTGGGAATTGCTTTAAAAAAAGAATATCCTTGGCTAAATGTTCAGATGGTTGATGTGAATGAGAGAGCTATTCATCTTGCTAAAGAATCCGCAAAATATAATGGAGTAGATGATGTAAGTATTTATTTAAGCCATTGTTATGAAAATGTTCATGATTCATTTGATGTGATTGTTTCTAATCCGCCTATTAGAGCGGGGAAGAAAGTTGTTTTTGAAATTTTAGAAAAGGCATATGATCATTTGAATCCTGATGGTGAATTAATTGTTGTGATTCAAAAAAAGCAAGGAGCACCTTCAGCGAAAAAGAAGATGGAAGATGTTTTTGGAAATTGTGAGATTTTAAAGAGAGATAAAGGCTATTTTGTTTTAAAAGCCGTGAAATAACACTACTTTTTATATGTTCAAAAGAAATTTTGAAATTTTTGATTTGGTATTGACTTCAACTAGTCTCTATGCTAGTATAATACAATGCCTACTCATGTATAAAAAGCAGTGTTTTTCATTATGCTTTGAAGTGGAGATAGAGATAATTAATAAGGAGTGAAGCGGACTTGGAAAAGAATGTAACTCAAGTAAAAAGTCGTATTAATCGTCGCAATTATTCGAGAATTAGTGGTTCTTTAGAATTACCTAATTTGGTAGAAATTCAGACAAATTCTTATGATTGGTTTAAGAATGAGGGAATTAAAGAAGTTTTTAATGATGTTTATCCAATTAGCAATTTCAATGAAACATTAACTTTGGAATTTGTTGATTGCCGTTTTGATGAGCCAAAATATTCAGTGGATGAAGCAAAGGATAGAGATGCTAACTACTCAGCACCAATTCGTGCGACTCTTCGTTTGGTTAATAACGGAACAGGAGAAATTAAAGAAAATGAAGTATTTATGGGTGATTTCCCATTAATGACAGATTCAGGAACTTTTATTATCAATGGTGCAGAACGTGTTATTGTTTCACAATTAGTACGTTCACCAGGAGCCTATTTTGCTGATGCAATGGATAAAAGTGGGAAAACTGTGTTTACAGGAAGTGTTATTCCTTCAAGAGGAACATGGTTAGAATTTGAAAATGATGCAAAAGATGTTTTAAATGTACGTATTGACCGTACACGTAAGATTCCTGGAACAATTCTTTTGCGTGCTTTAGGATTAAGCAGTGATGAAGAAATTATTGAAGTTTTAGGTGATCATGAGTTTATCAGAAATACCTTAGCAAAAGATACAACTCATAACACTGATGAAGCATTAATTGAAATTTATAACAAATTAAGACCTGGTGAACCAGCAACATTAGAGGGTGCAAATACGCTATTATTTGCAAAGTTTTTTGATGCTAAAAGATATGATCTTGCGCGTGCTGGACGTTTTAAGCTAGGTAAAAAATTAAGTTTATTAGATCGTATTACAAATCGTGTTTTGGCTGAGGATGTTAAGGATGTAGATGGTCACGTTGTGATGAGTGAAGGAACTTTATTAACAAAAGATAAAGTTGACATTTTAGCACCAGTTTTTGCAGCGGGAGCACATTGTGTTGATGTTAAAACAAATGATTTCTTAGAGTCTCATGGAAGAATTCAAGTGATTGAAGTCTATGTAGATGAGTCTAAATCAAAGAAAATGAAAGTTGTGGGAACGGATTTATCATTGGATTGTAAATTTATTACAATTTCAGATATGTTAGCAGCTTATTCATATATGCTTAATCTTGTTGATATTTATGATTCATTGGATTTAGCGAGTGACGATAGAGTCAATTTAATGAGCCGTATTGGTTTATTAGATGATATTGATCATTTAGGAAATAGACGTGTTCGTTCTGTTGGTGAGTTAATTCAAAATCAATTTAGAATTGGTTTATCAAGAATGGAAAGAGTTGTTAAAGAAAGAATGTCATTATCAGAAGTTGATAGTGTAACACCACAATCATTAACAAACATTCGTCCTTTAACAGCGGCTATGAAAGAGTTCTTTTCATCTTCACAATTATCTCAGTTTATGGATCAAATCAATCCATTAGCTGAGTTAACAAATAAACGTCGTTTATCTGCATTAGGTCCTGGTGGTTTATCAAGAGATCGTGCTGGATATGAAGTCCGTGATGTCCATGCATCTCACTATGGACGTATTTGTCCAATTGAAACACCTGAAGGTCCTAACATCGGGCTGATTTCAACATTGGCTTCTTATGCAAAAATAAATAAATATGGATTTATTGAAACACCTTATCGTAAAGTTAACGATAGTATTATTGACGAAAGTGATGTACGTTATTTAACAGCTGATGAGGAAAAGAATTATATTATTGCCCAAGCAAAGGTGAAAATTGGGGAAAATGGAGAAATCTTAGATGAACAGGTTATTGCTCGTCATTTAGGTGAAAACATTATGGCTAAGCCTAGTGAAGTTGATTTTATTGACATTTCTCCAAAACAGATCGTTTCAGTTGCAACTTCATGTATTCCATTCTTGGAAAACGATGATGCGACACGTGCCTTAATGGGTGCCAACATGCAACGTCAGGCAGTTCCATTATTAAAACCACATACACCATTTGTTGGAACAGGTATGGAATATCAGGCTGCAAGAGATTCAGGAGCAGCAGTTGTTGCTAAAAAAGATGGTATTGTCACATATGTTGATGCAAAGAAAATTATCGTTGAAGAAGATACTGGACCACATCGTTATCGTTTGACTAAATTTGCGATTTCAAATGCTGGAACATGTATTAATCATCGACCAATTGTTAAAACTGGTGATAAGGTATTGAAAGGTCAGATTCTTGCTGATGGTCCATCTATGGAACAGGGAGAATTAGCATTAGGTCAAAACGTTTTAGTTGGTTTCATGACATGGAATGGATATAATTATGAAGATGCTGTTATCATGTCTGAAAGATTAGTTAAAGAAGATGTTTATACATCTGTTCATATTGAAGAATATAGTATTGAATGTCGTGATACAAAGTTAGGCCCAGAAGAAATCACAAGAGATATTCCTAACGTTGGTGAAGAAGCTCGTAAAAATCTTAATAGTGAAGGTATTATTATGATTGGGGCTGAGGTAAAAGAAGGAGATATCTTAGTTGGTAAGGTGACTCCAAAAGGACAAGCGGAATTATCTGCAGAAGAAAAATTGTTATTGGCAATCTTTGGTGAAAAGTCAAGAGAAGTCAAAGATAATTCATTAAGAGTTCCACATGGTGGTGCTGGTATTGTTCATGATATTAAAGTGTTTGAAAGAAAAAAAGGTGATGAATTACAGCCAGGTGTTAATAAGGTTGTAAAAGTCTACATCGTTCAAAAACGTAAAATCTCTGAAGGGGATAAAATGGCTGGTCGTCATGGTAATAAAGGGGTTATCTCTAAAATATTACCAATCGAAGATATGCCTCATTTAGAAGATGGAACTGTTTTGGATATTATGTTAAATCCATTAGGGGTACCATCTCGTATGAACATTGGACAAGTTCTTGAGTTGCATTTAGGTTATGCAGCAAGAGAATTAGGAATGTATTTTGCAACACCTGCCTTTGATGGTATTAATGCCAAAGATTTGGAAAACATCATGAAAGAAGCAGGAATGCCAGTGGATGGAAAACAACCTGTTATTTCTGGTCGTACTGGTGAATATTTTGATTCTAAGGTTTCTGTTGGTGTTATGTATATGATTAAATTGGCTCACATGGTTGATGATAAATTACATGCAAGATCAGTTGGACCATACTCATTAGTTACACAACAGCCACTTGGTGGTAAAGCTCAAAATGGTGGGCAAAGATTTGGAGAAATGGAAGTTTGGGCTCTTGAAGCATATGGTGCTGCTTACACATTACGCGAAATCTTGACTGTGAAGTCAGATGATGTTGTTGGACGTGTGAAAACATATGAAGCCATTGTCAAGGGACAAAAATTACCAGAACCAGGATTACCAGAATCATTTAGAGTTTTAAAGAAAGAATTACAAGCCTTAGCATTAGACATTCAAATGTTAGATGAAGAAGGTCATGAATTAGATGAAAGAAAGATTGAAGATGAAGAACGTCGTTTCCCTACTTCAATTGATACAACTCCAGAACCTGAAGAAGCAACTCAAGAAGTTGTGGAAGAAGAGGTTGAAGGAGATTTCACTGAAGAAGATGAATCATTTGATGATTTAGATTCAGTCATCGATGATCTCTTTACTGATGATGAAGAAGAAAGTAACGAAGAATAGGAGGAAACAATGAATGGCAGATGTCAATAACTTTTCAGCAATCCAAATTGGATTAGCTTCTCCAGAAAAAATTCGTGAATGGTCTTATGGTGAAGTTAAAAAACCTGAAACTATTAATTATCGTTCTCAAAAACCAGAAAAAGATGGTCTATTCTGTGAAAGAATCTTTGGACCATCTAAGGATTGGGAATGTAGTTGTGGAAAATATAAGAAAGTCAGATATAAAGGTGTAGTCTGTGATCGTTGCGGTGTTGAAGTTACAAAATCTTCAGTGCGTCGTGAACGAATGGGACATATTGAATTAGCAACACCAGTTGCTCATATCTGGTATTTAAAGGGGATTCCTTCAAGAATGGGACTTATTCTTGATATGTCTCCAAAACAATTAGAGGAAATTATTTATTTCGTATCTTATGTTGTGACTGATAAAGGAAGTACTCCATTAGAGTATAAACAAGTTTTATCAGAAAGAGATTATCGTAACTGTTATGAAAAATTCGGACATCAGTTTGAAGCAAAGACTGGTGCAGAAGCGATTAAGATTTTACTTCAAAAAGTTGATCTTGATGAAGAATTTGAAACTGTTACAAAAGAACTAAAAGAAGCACAAGGGCAAAGACGTGCAAAATTATTAAAGAGATTAGAGGCTATTGAAGCTTTTAGAACTTCTCAAAATCAACCTGAATGGATGATTCTTGATGTTCTTCCAGTTATACCACCTGATTTACGTCCAATGTTACAGTTGGATGGTGGACGTTTTGCAACAAGTGATTTAAATGATTTATATAGACGTGTTATTACACGTAATAATCGTTTAAAGAAATTATTAGAACTTGGAACACCATCAATTATCGTACAAAATGAAAAACGTATGTTACAAGAAGCTGTTGATGCTTTGATTGATAATGGTCGTCGTTCTAAACCAATCACTGGTGCTGGTGGTAGACCTTTAAAATCTTTAAGTCATACATTAAAAGGAAAACAAGGTCGTTTCCGTCAAAACTTACTTGGAAAACGTGTTGACTATTCAGGACGTTCAGTTATCGCAGTTGGTCCAGATTTAAAAATGTATCAATGTGGTATTCCACGTGAAATGGCATTGAATTTATTTAAACCATTTGTTATTAGTGGATTAGTAAGAGAACAGATTGCTACAAATATTAAGGCTGCTGAGCGTTTAATTGATAAAATGGATGATGCGATTTGGCCAATCGTTGAAGAAGTTATTAAAGAACATCCAGTCTTATTGAACCGTGCGCCAACACTTCATAGATTAGGTATCCAAGCATTCGAACCTAAATTAGTAGAAGGACGTGCAATTCGTTTGCACCCATTGGTTACACCAGCATTCAATGCCGATTTCGATGGTGACCAAATGGCTGTCCATGTACCTTTAGGTGAGGAAGCAATTCAAGAAGCAAGACAATTAATGTTAGGATCAGGAAATATCTTAGGTCCTAAAGATGGAAAACCAATCGTTACACCTTCTCAGGATATGGTGTTAGGAAATTATTACTTAACATTAGAAGAAGCTGGTAAGATTGGTGAAGGAACTGTTTTTGCAGATGTGAATGAAGCTTTAATGGCATATGATGCAAAAGCTGTTCATTTACACACAAGAGTTGCTATTAGAGGAAAATCTTTAAATAATAAAACATTTAATGATGTTCAAAATAATAGTTACTTAATTACAACTGTTGGAAAGATTATCTTTAATCAGATCTTTGATGGGAATTTCCCATTTATCAACGATCCAAGTAAAGAAAACTTAGAAGCAACACCAGATAAATATTTTGTTCCAATGGGAACTGATATTAAGCAACATATTGCTCAGCAACCTATTATTAAACCATTAGGTAAAAAAGCATTAGGAAATATTATTGATGAAGCTTTCAAATTAAATAAAACAACTGAAATTACTGCGATGCTTGATAAATTAAAAGATCAGGGATTCTATTATTCTACTATTGCCGGAATTACTGTTTCTGTTTATGATATTCAAGTTCCACAAAGTAAGTATGTTTTATTTGAAAAAGCTGATGATAAACTAGAAGTGATTAAAAAATTATATCGTAAAGGTAAATTAACAGAAGAAGAAAGAAAGAATACAGTCGTTAAACTTTGGGAAAGTGTTAAAGATGAAGTTCAAGGTGTCGTTAAAGAAGAATTCGAAGCTGATACTAAGAATCCAATCTTCATCATGTCTGACTCAGGAGCCCGTGGTAATATCTCTAACTTTACACAGTTGGTAGGTATGCGTGGATTGATGTCAAACCCTAAAGGGGAAACAATTGAGTTGCCTATTAAATCTTCATTTAGAGAAGGTTTAACAGCATCAGAATTCTTTATTTCTACCCATGGTGCCCGTAAAGGTTCTACTGATACTGCCTTAAAGACTGCCGATTCAGGATATTTAACAAGACGTTTAGTAGACGTTGCACAAGAAGTTATTATTACAGAAGATGACTGTGGAACAGACCGTGGATTTATGGTTACTGAATTATATAACACATCAGATAATTCAATTATCGTACCTTTATATGATAGATTGGTTGGACGTTATTCTCAAAAAGATATTGTTCATCCAGTTACTGGTGAAATTATCATTAAAGCTGGCGAAATTATGACGGAAACAACTGCTAAAGATGTCACTGATGCAGGAATCAAAGAAGTGGAAATAAGATCTGTTCTTGGATGTAAAGCTAAAGGTGGAATCTGTAGAAAATGTTATGGTCGTAACTTAGCAACTGGTGAAAAAGTAGAATTAGGTGAAGCTATTGGTATTATGGCTGCCCAATCTATTGGTGAACCAGGTACACAGTTAACAATGCGTACATTCCACATGGGTGGAGTTGCTGGTGGTGCTGATATTACTCAAGGTTTACCACGTATTCAAGAGTTGTTTGAAGCAAGAAATCCAAAAGCAAAATCTATTATTTCTGAAATTGAAGGTGAAGTTTCTAATATCATTGATAACAATGGACGTGCTGAAGTTGTTGTCTCTAACTTACTTGAAACAAAGAGTTACTTGGCTCCATATGGTGCTAAATTAAGAGTTTCTGTAGGAGATAGTGTTGGTATTGGTTCTAAGATTACTGAAGGATCTATTGATCCTAAAGAGTTATTAGCAGTTGCTGATGTCGAAGCTGTTGAAAATTATATCTTAAAAGAAGTTCAAAAGGTTTATCGTTTACAAGGTATTGAAATTTCTGATAAACATATCGAAGTTATCATTCGTCAAATGTTGAAGAAAATTCGTATTGTTGAAGGCGGAGATACTGGGGCTTTACCAGGAACTCATGTCAATGTTCAAAAATTTACAGAATTAAATAAAGATGTTTTAAAGAATGGAAAACATCCAGCTGTAGGTAGACCTATCTTATTAGGTATTACAAAAGCATCATTGGAAACAGAATCATTCTTATCTGCCGCATCATTCCAGGAAACAACAAAAATCTTAACTGATGCAGCAATCAAAGGTAAAGTTGATACATTAACTGGTCTTAAAGAAAATGTTATTATTGGTAAATTATTACCAGCAGGTACAGGTTTAAGAGGACCATTAAAATCTCCTGAAACAATTGCTAGAGAAGAAGAGGAAGCACGTAAGGAAAAAGAATTGGAAGAAGCTGAAAAATTAGAAGCGGAAACACTTTCTGAAGACTTATTGAGTACTGATTCAGAAGAGCAATTTGCAGGTATGGAATAACACATAAAGAGTAAGGTGACTTACTCTTTTGTTATTTTTGTTGATGAATTCAATATTTTTTAAAAAACTGTTGACATTTGGTATTGATTCAACTATAATCATCTTCGGTGCTCGACAAAGAGTACATTTATTCTGATAAAAAATGAAACACCCGGAATTGTGTGTTAAGAAGAAAGGAAAGGAGAAAAAAATGCCTACAATTAATCAATTAGTCAGAAAAGGACGTAGTGAAAAAACTTCAAAATCAAAATCACCTGCGTTAAATAGAGGATATAACTCATTATTAAAGAAACCAACAAATATTAGTGCTCCTCAAAAACGTGGTGTATGTACACGTGTTGCCACTATGACACCTAAGAAACCTAACTCGGCTTTACGTAAATATGCCCGTGTTCGTTTATCTAATGGTATGGAAGTTACTGCATATATCCCAGGAATTGGACATAACTTACAAGAACATAGTGTTGTTTTAATTCGTGGAGGACGTGTTAAAGACTTACCAGGGGTACGTTACCATATTATTCGTGGTACTATGGACTGTGCTGGTGTTAAAGATCGTATGCAAGGACGCTCTCGTT
Coding sequences within:
- the rpoB gene encoding DNA-directed RNA polymerase subunit beta, which encodes MEKNVTQVKSRINRRNYSRISGSLELPNLVEIQTNSYDWFKNEGIKEVFNDVYPISNFNETLTLEFVDCRFDEPKYSVDEAKDRDANYSAPIRATLRLVNNGTGEIKENEVFMGDFPLMTDSGTFIINGAERVIVSQLVRSPGAYFADAMDKSGKTVFTGSVIPSRGTWLEFENDAKDVLNVRIDRTRKIPGTILLRALGLSSDEEIIEVLGDHEFIRNTLAKDTTHNTDEALIEIYNKLRPGEPATLEGANTLLFAKFFDAKRYDLARAGRFKLGKKLSLLDRITNRVLAEDVKDVDGHVVMSEGTLLTKDKVDILAPVFAAGAHCVDVKTNDFLESHGRIQVIEVYVDESKSKKMKVVGTDLSLDCKFITISDMLAAYSYMLNLVDIYDSLDLASDDRVNLMSRIGLLDDIDHLGNRRVRSVGELIQNQFRIGLSRMERVVKERMSLSEVDSVTPQSLTNIRPLTAAMKEFFSSSQLSQFMDQINPLAELTNKRRLSALGPGGLSRDRAGYEVRDVHASHYGRICPIETPEGPNIGLISTLASYAKINKYGFIETPYRKVNDSIIDESDVRYLTADEEKNYIIAQAKVKIGENGEILDEQVIARHLGENIMAKPSEVDFIDISPKQIVSVATSCIPFLENDDATRALMGANMQRQAVPLLKPHTPFVGTGMEYQAARDSGAAVVAKKDGIVTYVDAKKIIVEEDTGPHRYRLTKFAISNAGTCINHRPIVKTGDKVLKGQILADGPSMEQGELALGQNVLVGFMTWNGYNYEDAVIMSERLVKEDVYTSVHIEEYSIECRDTKLGPEEITRDIPNVGEEARKNLNSEGIIMIGAEVKEGDILVGKVTPKGQAELSAEEKLLLAIFGEKSREVKDNSLRVPHGGAGIVHDIKVFERKKGDELQPGVNKVVKVYIVQKRKISEGDKMAGRHGNKGVISKILPIEDMPHLEDGTVLDIMLNPLGVPSRMNIGQVLELHLGYAARELGMYFATPAFDGINAKDLENIMKEAGMPVDGKQPVISGRTGEYFDSKVSVGVMYMIKLAHMVDDKLHARSVGPYSLVTQQPLGGKAQNGGQRFGEMEVWALEAYGAAYTLREILTVKSDDVVGRVKTYEAIVKGQKLPEPGLPESFRVLKKELQALALDIQMLDEEGHELDERKIEDEERRFPTSIDTTPEPEEATQEVVEEEVEGDFTEEDESFDDLDSVIDDLFTDDEEESNEE
- the rpoC gene encoding DNA-directed RNA polymerase subunit beta', producing the protein MADVNNFSAIQIGLASPEKIREWSYGEVKKPETINYRSQKPEKDGLFCERIFGPSKDWECSCGKYKKVRYKGVVCDRCGVEVTKSSVRRERMGHIELATPVAHIWYLKGIPSRMGLILDMSPKQLEEIIYFVSYVVTDKGSTPLEYKQVLSERDYRNCYEKFGHQFEAKTGAEAIKILLQKVDLDEEFETVTKELKEAQGQRRAKLLKRLEAIEAFRTSQNQPEWMILDVLPVIPPDLRPMLQLDGGRFATSDLNDLYRRVITRNNRLKKLLELGTPSIIVQNEKRMLQEAVDALIDNGRRSKPITGAGGRPLKSLSHTLKGKQGRFRQNLLGKRVDYSGRSVIAVGPDLKMYQCGIPREMALNLFKPFVISGLVREQIATNIKAAERLIDKMDDAIWPIVEEVIKEHPVLLNRAPTLHRLGIQAFEPKLVEGRAIRLHPLVTPAFNADFDGDQMAVHVPLGEEAIQEARQLMLGSGNILGPKDGKPIVTPSQDMVLGNYYLTLEEAGKIGEGTVFADVNEALMAYDAKAVHLHTRVAIRGKSLNNKTFNDVQNNSYLITTVGKIIFNQIFDGNFPFINDPSKENLEATPDKYFVPMGTDIKQHIAQQPIIKPLGKKALGNIIDEAFKLNKTTEITAMLDKLKDQGFYYSTIAGITVSVYDIQVPQSKYVLFEKADDKLEVIKKLYRKGKLTEEERKNTVVKLWESVKDEVQGVVKEEFEADTKNPIFIMSDSGARGNISNFTQLVGMRGLMSNPKGETIELPIKSSFREGLTASEFFISTHGARKGSTDTALKTADSGYLTRRLVDVAQEVIITEDDCGTDRGFMVTELYNTSDNSIIVPLYDRLVGRYSQKDIVHPVTGEIIIKAGEIMTETTAKDVTDAGIKEVEIRSVLGCKAKGGICRKCYGRNLATGEKVELGEAIGIMAAQSIGEPGTQLTMRTFHMGGVAGGADITQGLPRIQELFEARNPKAKSIISEIEGEVSNIIDNNGRAEVVVSNLLETKSYLAPYGAKLRVSVGDSVGIGSKITEGSIDPKELLAVADVEAVENYILKEVQKVYRLQGIEISDKHIEVIIRQMLKKIRIVEGGDTGALPGTHVNVQKFTELNKDVLKNGKHPAVGRPILLGITKASLETESFLSAASFQETTKILTDAAIKGKVDTLTGLKENVIIGKLLPAGTGLRGPLKSPETIAREEEEARKEKELEEAEKLEAETLSEDLLSTDSEEQFAGME
- the rpsL gene encoding 30S ribosomal protein S12, translated to MPTINQLVRKGRSEKTSKSKSPALNRGYNSLLKKPTNISAPQKRGVCTRVATMTPKKPNSALRKYARVRLSNGMEVTAYIPGIGHNLQEHSVVLIRGGRVKDLPGVRYHIIRGTMDCAGVKDRMQGRSRYGAKKPKK